In a single window of the Streptomyces sp. NBC_00353 genome:
- a CDS encoding tetratricopeptide repeat protein, protein MAGVQGVTWNERRQYASRLFESQRYRAATRVLTDLVAAAPRNLDLRMLLARSYYYTAQLSLAEAELRKVLRAEPTHASAHLALARVLERQHRCSEAAPHMRIADTMTARDLLALRHPSSSSPRMAA, encoded by the coding sequence ATGGCCGGTGTACAGGGAGTGACCTGGAACGAGCGGCGGCAATACGCGAGCCGTCTCTTCGAATCCCAGCGTTACCGCGCGGCTACCCGGGTCCTCACCGACCTGGTTGCCGCGGCACCCCGCAACCTGGACCTCCGCATGCTCCTCGCCCGCTCCTACTACTACACGGCACAGCTCTCCCTGGCCGAGGCGGAGCTGCGCAAAGTCCTGCGCGCCGAACCCACCCACGCCTCGGCCCACCTCGCTCTCGCCCGCGTCCTGGAACGCCAGCACCGCTGCTCCGAGGCCGCTCCGCACATGAGGATCGCGGACACAATGACCGCACGGGACCTCCTTGCCCTCAGGCACCCCAGCAGTTCATCCCCCCGCATGGCTGCCTGA